In Ornithorhynchus anatinus isolate Pmale09 chromosome 5, mOrnAna1.pri.v4, whole genome shotgun sequence, the DNA window CTGAGCTGGTTCTCTGGTCAACCTCCCCAGCCCATTCCTCTGCATCCGGCGCAACTAGGCTCACGAACCAGAACCccgtgccccctgccctccccaaggcCCCGTGACCCCGATGCCAACCCCCGCTCAATTGGAAGGGAAGAGCAGGAAGCCACTGAAGACGCTGTCGGCCTCGTCTCCAGTGTAGATCTTGTTCTTCTCGGGGTCCGTCTCCAGCCAGACCTGGTCgttcagccccagctccagcaccAGACTCCCCGAGTTGACCTGGTGTATCCTCCTCCCGTTACTGTCGCAGAAGCCCAAGGTGCTCTTGGACCTGCCAGCCTTGAGGGACATGATGAAGAGGCAGAGATCCCCGTTGGACACCACCTGGAACGTGAAGTAGTAGAAGCCGGGGACGTTGCAGGTGAACCTCCCTGTCCGGGAGTTGTAACGGCTCTCTTCGTTGGTGATGATCCTGTTGAAAATCACCACGTTCCCACTAGACAACAGGGGCTTCATCCGGGCGGCGGAAAAGGCCGGCCGGGAATGCTGTCGGACTGTCCCCTGTTCGCCCTTGATCCCCTTCCGTCCAGGATTCCCCGGGGGTCCAGGCGGGCCATCGGGTCCTCTGTAGCCATGATTCCCCGGCTTCCCTGGGAGACCGTTCTCCCCCTGATCACCTTTGGGGCCCTGGATCCCGGTCCGAATGCCGGCAAAgcctgagagtaataataatcataatgataataattatggtcctcgttaaacgattactatgtgcccagcattgttctaagtgctggggtagatacaagttaatcagatcagacacagttcctgttctatatggggctcacactcttatccccatcatacagatgtggtacctgaggcacagagaagtgaagggatttgcccaaggtcacatagcattcaatagtatttattgagcacttactatgtgcagagcactgtactaagtgcttggaatgtacaatttggcaacagatgaagacaatccctgcccaataacgggctcacagtctaaacaggggagacagtaaagcaaaacagaacagaacaaaacaaaacaagtagtctggcgtagatatcatcaaaataaatagaatcatagatatatacacatcattaatgaaataaatagagtaataaataatatatacaaatatgcacagtgctgaggggaggggaagggggaagagcagagggcgggagaagggggaatggggaggggaggaggagcagagggaaaggggggctcagtctggaaggcctcctggaggaggtgacctctcagtagggctttgaggaggggaagagagttagtttggcagatgtgaagagggaaggcattccaggacagcaggaggacgtggcccaggggtcaacggcgggacagccgcgaatgagggaccgtgaggaggtgagcggcagagaagtggagtgtacagggtgggcaatagaaggagagaagggaggtgaggtaggagggggcaaggggatgaagagctctgaagcccagagtgagaagtttttgtttcgtgcggaggttgataggcaaccgctggaggtttttgaggaagagagtgacaagcccagagcgcttctgtaggaagatgatccaggcagtggaatgaagaatagactagagaggggtgagacaggaggaagggagatcagagaggaggttaacacaataatccatgtggtagagccaggattagaactcagacccatGCTGAAGTTGGGCCCGTGGGCTCTGACCCTCCCCATCTTGTCTTCCCCTTTAAGCACTGGCTGGTCTGGTCTGGAGCAAGGTGGGGAGGTGTGCTGGCTTTTCCTCAGCAggaggtgcttgggaaagcagtCCAGACCCCCTTCTGTCTGCTGGCTTGGCTTGGGTGGGAGACCAGATTGAAGGCAGAGGAATGGACAGGATGACCTTTGGGGGCCACTTCAAGCTCCAAGCTTCAAGATTCTGGGAAGACTGAGCTTGAATCTACCTGGGGAGCCTAGAATGAGGTTGGTTAAATATCATCTTagctggggatgggagaggagctttctctgtcttccttccAAATTCTTCCTTCCAGTCAGCACCCCCTCACCCAGTTCCTGGAGAGGTGGGGTCAGAGAACTAGCAGACAGAAGTGTAGAAAGGCTCTTCAGATAGGTCAGACCTGAGAACACCCCCCTCCTGCTCAGGAAACAAGACCTGTCAGCCCCTCTCTTAAAAATCTTCAACTTGAAGGCCATGACTACTTCTTTTagccttctcttctctaggcccaACGTGCTCAATTCCTTTTCCTCATATTCATAGACAGTTCCTATCTCCTCATAACCAATTTTCAACccttgttcaataataataataatgatgttgattaaaaaaaatcaagtgcttactatgcatcaagcgctatactaagttctggggtagataatcaggtcagctacagagcctctcccacatggaacacaaagtctgaggaggaggttagaacaggcatttgatccccattttttttacagatgaggaaattgaagcagtgaagttaagcgatttgcttaagatcacccagcaggcaagaggtggagtcagggttGGAATTCAGGCCCCTTGACTTCCAAACCTGcactctttctacaaggccacgctgcttctccaattttt includes these proteins:
- the C1QA gene encoding complement C1q subcomponent subunit A encodes the protein MGSWAWLAAGLVALLLESALPQEVCRAPNGQSGIVGAPGLNGRPGQKGDQGEPGFAGIRTGIQGPKGDQGENGLPGKPGNHGYRGPDGPPGPPGNPGRKGIKGEQGTVRQHSRPAFSAARMKPLLSSGNVVIFNRIITNEESRYNSRTGRFTCNVPGFYYFTFQVVSNGDLCLFIMSLKAGRSKSTLGFCDSNGRRIHQVNSGSLVLELGLNDQVWLETDPEKNKIYTGDEADSVFSGFLLFPSN